A stretch of the Malus domestica chromosome 08, GDT2T_hap1 genome encodes the following:
- the LOC114826325 gene encoding LYR motif-containing protein At3g19508-like, with translation MDFGATPTYYAKYAREDFVNYREVKASDDQALHELFLRAYNHSLWVLNKYSVDESTTDKLKKICST, from the exons ATGGAT tTTGGTGCAACCCCTACTTACTACGCCAAGTACGCCCGTGAGGACTTTGTCAATTACAGAGAGGTCAAGGCCAGCGACGACCAAGCCCTCCATGAGCTTTTCCTCAGGGCCTACAATCACTCCCTATGGGTCCTCAACAAG TACTCAGTGGACGAATCTACGACCGATAAGTTGAAGAAAATATGCTCCACTTAG
- the LOC139198169 gene encoding uncharacterized protein, with product MANLAKLEYAALDITGKNYLTWVLDTKIRLEAWNLGDTIREESSSSSQDRAKAMIFICRHLDEGLKSEYLTVEDPITSQMKLCGDTITEEMLLEKTYSTFHANNVLLQQQYRVRGYTEYNQLISVLMVAEQNNELLMKNHNSRPTGSAPFPE from the exons atggcgaacTTGGCAAAACTTGAATatgctgccctggacattaccgggaagaattaccttacctgggtactggataccaagatccgTCTGGAAGCAtggaatcttggagataccatcagggaagaaagcagctcatcctctcaagatcgggcgaaggccatgatctttattTGCCGCCATCTTGATGAGGGACTAAAGAGtgagtacttaacggttgaagatcc gattacctctcagatgaagctcTGTGGGGATACCATTACTGAGGAAATGTTGCTGGAAAAGACTTACAGCACATTTCATGCCAATAATGTGCTCCTGCAGCAGCAGTATAGAGTGCGAGGCTacactgaatacaaccagctgatatctgtgctcatggtagctgaacagaataatgagctcctgatgaaaaaccataattcccgacctactggatctGCACCATTCCCGGAGTGA